A genome region from Glycine max cultivar Williams 82 chromosome 5, Glycine_max_v4.0, whole genome shotgun sequence includes the following:
- the LOC100777089 gene encoding kinesin-like protein KIN-14J isoform X1 — MQWEQEGRGKGGTDKGNGFPRADFGMVSGSQQLVSLVKWINAVLPNFNLPLDTTEEELRARLRDGSVLCSILDNLVPGSVKGSGSLNELIGVKRFLVALDELGLSGFELSDLEQGSMVPVLQCLETLKTHFAYNTAQENIQSGSRKRWDQSNLTFFEESDSCLKDASKLQHAVDGSVVSDEITSIDHIGIKSNELFQLKQGLLADFSDAKLNEVFKSNNLDSVSTQLLFNIGNRILSDIFERKNGDVPQAHRAACLLRKILQVIQLRFSNQAENMKNQNNLFKAREGKYQTRINALETLAVGTTEENEVVTSWVQQLKYALQVEQTKFEEKKKLEEQDFSRLKKEKVHSEIEISALKQDLEIVKRTHEEHVSELELRATESKAEYEKRIEELKLHLADARKQVKELEAFSESRFLKWKNKEDTYQTIVNFQFGAFQELRAAMKSVKDDVIKTKRNYLEEFKYFGIKLKGLAEAAENYHVVLAENRKLYNEVQDLKGNIRVYCRIRPFLPGQSQSHTTIEFVGDDGELIVGNPLKQGKENRKLFKFNKVFGQATSQGEIFKDTQPLIRSVLDGYNVCIFAYGQTGSGKTYTMSGPGLSSKSDWGVNYRALHDLFHISQSRRSSIVYEVGVQMVEIYNEQVRDLLSSNGPQKRLGIWNTAQPNGLAVPDASMHSVNSMADVLELMNIGLMNRATSATALNERSSRSHSVLSVHVRGTDLKTNTLLRGCLHLVDLAGSERVDRSEATGDRLKEAQHINKSLSALGDVIFALSQKSSHVPYRNSKLTQLLQSSLGGQAKTLMFVQLNPDVASYSETVSTLKFAERVSGVELGAARSNKEGRDVRELMEQLASLKDAIARKDEEIERLQSLKANHNGAKLGMISVRHGSSSPRRHSIGTPRISTRLAGARSFGVNGKAASDMDNCSEYSDKHSETGSHQSMDDFRNKSSSLRLKLTRDHISQNVNEDIDLLRFGDADSEERLSDISDGGLSMGTETEGSISSIVEYTLFPELEKAAEITPMKDTTTDNLPAESTEKPIMPSKIPKASQVPQKVQSKHSRHSMNKTSSKVLSSVRKPAASSSSSVKPPKRWQ, encoded by the exons ATGCAGTGGGAGCAGGAGGGGCGGGGGAAAGGGGGAACTGACAAAGGAAATGGGTTTCCTCGGGCAG ATTTTGGTATGGTTTCAGGTAGCCAGCAGCTTGTGTCTCTGGTGAAGTGGATAAATGCTGTGCTTCCTAATTTTAATCTGCCTTTAGATACTACAGAGGAGGAGTTGAGGGCACGGTTGAGGGATGGATCAGTATTATGCAGCATTTTGGACAATCTTGTTCCTGGTTCGGTGAAG GGAAGTGGTTCTTTGAATGAGCTAATTGGTGTGAAAAGGTTTCTGGTAGCTTTGGATGAATTGGGATTGTCTGGATTTGAATTGTCAGACCTGGAGCAG GGATCCATGGTGCCTGTGTTGCAGTGCCTTGAGACTctgaaaactcattttgctTATAATACTGCACAAGAAAATATCCAAAGTGGTTCAAGAAAGAGATGGGACCAGTCAAATTTAACATTCTTTGAGGAATCTGATAGTTGCCTCAAGGATGCTTCAAAATTGCAACATGCTGTTGATGGTTCTGTTGTATCAG ATGAAATCACTTCCATAGATCATATTGGAATAAAGTCTAATGAACTGTTCCAGTTGAAGCAAGGATTGCTTGCAGATTTTTCTGATGCCAAACTTAATGAAGTATTTAAATCAAACAATTTGGAT AGTGTCTCAACTCAATTGCTTTTTAATATAGGAAATAGGATTCTGAGTGATATCtttgaaaggaaaaatggagATGTACCTCAG GCTCATCGTGCTGCATGCCTGTTGAGGAAAATTCTGCAAGTAATTCAGTTGCGCTTTTCAAATCAAGCAGAAAACATgaaaaat CAAAACAATCTTTTCAAGGCTCGTGAGGGAAAGTATCAAACAAGAATAAATGCACTTGAAACCTTGGCAGTAGGGACAACTGAAGAGAATGag GTTGTTACAAGTTGGGTTCAGCAGTTGAAG TATGCTTTGCAGGTTGAACAAACTAAGtttgaggagaagaagaaacttGAAGAGCAGGATTTTTCTcgtttaaagaaagaaaaagttcaTAGTGAAATCGAAATTTCTGCATTGAAGCAAGATTTGGAAATAGTCAAAAGAACACATGAAGAACATGTTTCAGAGTTAGAATTGCGAGCTACTGAATCTAAAGCTGAATATGAAAAAAGGATAGAGGAACTTAAGCTTCATCTTGCAGATGCAAGAAAGCAAGTGAAGGAACTAGAGGCATTTTCAGAATCCAGATTTTTGAAATGGAAGAATAAAGAGGATACCTATCAAACTATCgtaaattttcaatttggagcttTCCAG GAACTGAGAGCTGCTATGAAGTCTGTCAAAGATGAtgtgataaaaacaaaaagaaactaCTTAGAGGAATTCAAGTACTTTG GAATCAAGTTGAAAGGTCTAGCTGAGGCTGCTGAAAATTATCATGTAGTTCTAGCTGAAAATAGGAAATTGTATAATGAAGTTCAAGATTTGAAAG GTAATATAAGGGTATATTGTCGAATTAGACCATTTCTTCCGGGGCAAAGTCAAAGTCATACAACAATTGAATTTGTTGGTGATGATGGAGAACTAATTGTTGGCAATCCTCTtaaacaaggaaaagaaaaccgcaagctttttaaatttaataaggtTTTTGGTCAAGCAACAAGTCAAG ggGAAATATTCAAGGACACTCAACCATTGATTCGATCTGTTCTTGATGGGTACAATGTTTGTATATTTGCTTATGGTCAAACCGGCTCGGGAAAGACATATACGATG AGTGGACCTGGCCTATCATCAAAATCAGATTGGGGAGTCAACTATCGGGCACTTCATGATCTTTTCCATATCTCCCAGAGTAGGAGAAGCTCTATTGTTTATGAAGTTGGAGTTCAAATGGTTGAAATTTATAACGAACAAGTTCGTGATTTACTATCAAGCAACGGTCCTCAAAAGAg ACTTGGGATTTGGAATACTGCCCAACCAAATGGGTTGGCTGTTCCTGATGCAAGTATGCATTCTGTGAATTCAATGGCAGATGTCCTCGAGTTGATGAATATTGGGTTGATGAATCGGGCAACTAGTGCCACAGCCTTGAATGAAAGAAGTAGCAGATCACACAG TGTTCTCTCTGTTCATGTTCGAGGAACGGATTTGAAGACCAACACACTGTTGCGTGGATGCCTTCATCTTGTAGATCTTGCAGGAAGTGAAAGAGTGGATCGTTCTGAAGCAACTGGAGACAGGCTTAAGGAGGCtcaacatataaataaatcacTATCTGCACTAGGAGATGTAATATTTGCTCTATCACAGAAGAGTTCACACGTGCCATATAGAAATAGTAAATTGACCCAACTTCTTCAGAGTTCGTTAG GTGGTCAAGCGAAAACCCTTATGTTTGTACAGCTTAATCCTGATGTTGCTTCATATTCTGAAACTGTAAGCACCTTGAAGTTTGCTGAACGGGTTTCTGGCGTGGAGTTAGGCGCTGCTCGTAGCAACAAAGAGGGGAGGGATGTGAGAGAACTTATGGAGCAG TTGGCATCTCTCAAGGATGCAATTGCAAGGAAGGATGAAGAGATTGAACGGTTACAGTCACTCAAGGCTAACCATAATGGTGCAAAGCTTGGTATGATCTCAGTAAGACATGGGTCATCATCTCCAAGGAGACATTCCATAGGGACTCCCCGAATTAGCACGAGACTTGCAGGAGCAAGGAGCTTTGGAGTCAATGGAAAGGCAGCTTCTGACATGGATAACTGCTCAGAGTATAGTGATAAGCATTCAGAAACTGGTTCTCATCAATCAATGGATGATTTCAGGAACAAGTCCAGTTCCCTTCGGTTGAAGTTAACCAGAGATCATATCAGTCAAAATGTCAATGAAGACATTGACCTCTTAAGATTTGGAGATGCGGATTCAGAGGAGAGATTAAGTGACATATCTGATGGTGGTCTTTCAATGGGAACCGAAACTGAAGGTTCAATCAGCAGTATTGTGGAGTACACTCTTTTCCCTGAACTTGAGAAGGCAGCTGAAATTACACCAATGAAGGACACCACAACCGACAACCTTCCAGCTGAGAGCACAGAAAA GCCTATTATGCCATCCAAAATTCCCAAAGCTTCTCAAGTCCCACAAAAAGTGCAGTCAAAACATTCTAGGCATTCAATGAACAAAACCTCCTCGAAGGTTCTGTCAA GTGTTAGAAAACCCGCAGCCAGTAGCTCTTCTTCGGTGAAGCCCCCTAAACGATGGCAATAG
- the LOC100777089 gene encoding kinesin-like protein KIN-14J isoform X2, with translation MQWEQEGRGKGGTDKGNGFPRAGSQQLVSLVKWINAVLPNFNLPLDTTEEELRARLRDGSVLCSILDNLVPGSVKGSGSLNELIGVKRFLVALDELGLSGFELSDLEQGSMVPVLQCLETLKTHFAYNTAQENIQSGSRKRWDQSNLTFFEESDSCLKDASKLQHAVDGSVVSDEITSIDHIGIKSNELFQLKQGLLADFSDAKLNEVFKSNNLDSVSTQLLFNIGNRILSDIFERKNGDVPQAHRAACLLRKILQVIQLRFSNQAENMKNQNNLFKAREGKYQTRINALETLAVGTTEENEVVTSWVQQLKYALQVEQTKFEEKKKLEEQDFSRLKKEKVHSEIEISALKQDLEIVKRTHEEHVSELELRATESKAEYEKRIEELKLHLADARKQVKELEAFSESRFLKWKNKEDTYQTIVNFQFGAFQELRAAMKSVKDDVIKTKRNYLEEFKYFGIKLKGLAEAAENYHVVLAENRKLYNEVQDLKGNIRVYCRIRPFLPGQSQSHTTIEFVGDDGELIVGNPLKQGKENRKLFKFNKVFGQATSQGEIFKDTQPLIRSVLDGYNVCIFAYGQTGSGKTYTMSGPGLSSKSDWGVNYRALHDLFHISQSRRSSIVYEVGVQMVEIYNEQVRDLLSSNGPQKRLGIWNTAQPNGLAVPDASMHSVNSMADVLELMNIGLMNRATSATALNERSSRSHSVLSVHVRGTDLKTNTLLRGCLHLVDLAGSERVDRSEATGDRLKEAQHINKSLSALGDVIFALSQKSSHVPYRNSKLTQLLQSSLGGQAKTLMFVQLNPDVASYSETVSTLKFAERVSGVELGAARSNKEGRDVRELMEQLASLKDAIARKDEEIERLQSLKANHNGAKLGMISVRHGSSSPRRHSIGTPRISTRLAGARSFGVNGKAASDMDNCSEYSDKHSETGSHQSMDDFRNKSSSLRLKLTRDHISQNVNEDIDLLRFGDADSEERLSDISDGGLSMGTETEGSISSIVEYTLFPELEKAAEITPMKDTTTDNLPAESTEKPIMPSKIPKASQVPQKVQSKHSRHSMNKTSSKVLSSVRKPAASSSSSVKPPKRWQ, from the exons ATGCAGTGGGAGCAGGAGGGGCGGGGGAAAGGGGGAACTGACAAAGGAAATGGGTTTCCTCGGGCAG GTAGCCAGCAGCTTGTGTCTCTGGTGAAGTGGATAAATGCTGTGCTTCCTAATTTTAATCTGCCTTTAGATACTACAGAGGAGGAGTTGAGGGCACGGTTGAGGGATGGATCAGTATTATGCAGCATTTTGGACAATCTTGTTCCTGGTTCGGTGAAG GGAAGTGGTTCTTTGAATGAGCTAATTGGTGTGAAAAGGTTTCTGGTAGCTTTGGATGAATTGGGATTGTCTGGATTTGAATTGTCAGACCTGGAGCAG GGATCCATGGTGCCTGTGTTGCAGTGCCTTGAGACTctgaaaactcattttgctTATAATACTGCACAAGAAAATATCCAAAGTGGTTCAAGAAAGAGATGGGACCAGTCAAATTTAACATTCTTTGAGGAATCTGATAGTTGCCTCAAGGATGCTTCAAAATTGCAACATGCTGTTGATGGTTCTGTTGTATCAG ATGAAATCACTTCCATAGATCATATTGGAATAAAGTCTAATGAACTGTTCCAGTTGAAGCAAGGATTGCTTGCAGATTTTTCTGATGCCAAACTTAATGAAGTATTTAAATCAAACAATTTGGAT AGTGTCTCAACTCAATTGCTTTTTAATATAGGAAATAGGATTCTGAGTGATATCtttgaaaggaaaaatggagATGTACCTCAG GCTCATCGTGCTGCATGCCTGTTGAGGAAAATTCTGCAAGTAATTCAGTTGCGCTTTTCAAATCAAGCAGAAAACATgaaaaat CAAAACAATCTTTTCAAGGCTCGTGAGGGAAAGTATCAAACAAGAATAAATGCACTTGAAACCTTGGCAGTAGGGACAACTGAAGAGAATGag GTTGTTACAAGTTGGGTTCAGCAGTTGAAG TATGCTTTGCAGGTTGAACAAACTAAGtttgaggagaagaagaaacttGAAGAGCAGGATTTTTCTcgtttaaagaaagaaaaagttcaTAGTGAAATCGAAATTTCTGCATTGAAGCAAGATTTGGAAATAGTCAAAAGAACACATGAAGAACATGTTTCAGAGTTAGAATTGCGAGCTACTGAATCTAAAGCTGAATATGAAAAAAGGATAGAGGAACTTAAGCTTCATCTTGCAGATGCAAGAAAGCAAGTGAAGGAACTAGAGGCATTTTCAGAATCCAGATTTTTGAAATGGAAGAATAAAGAGGATACCTATCAAACTATCgtaaattttcaatttggagcttTCCAG GAACTGAGAGCTGCTATGAAGTCTGTCAAAGATGAtgtgataaaaacaaaaagaaactaCTTAGAGGAATTCAAGTACTTTG GAATCAAGTTGAAAGGTCTAGCTGAGGCTGCTGAAAATTATCATGTAGTTCTAGCTGAAAATAGGAAATTGTATAATGAAGTTCAAGATTTGAAAG GTAATATAAGGGTATATTGTCGAATTAGACCATTTCTTCCGGGGCAAAGTCAAAGTCATACAACAATTGAATTTGTTGGTGATGATGGAGAACTAATTGTTGGCAATCCTCTtaaacaaggaaaagaaaaccgcaagctttttaaatttaataaggtTTTTGGTCAAGCAACAAGTCAAG ggGAAATATTCAAGGACACTCAACCATTGATTCGATCTGTTCTTGATGGGTACAATGTTTGTATATTTGCTTATGGTCAAACCGGCTCGGGAAAGACATATACGATG AGTGGACCTGGCCTATCATCAAAATCAGATTGGGGAGTCAACTATCGGGCACTTCATGATCTTTTCCATATCTCCCAGAGTAGGAGAAGCTCTATTGTTTATGAAGTTGGAGTTCAAATGGTTGAAATTTATAACGAACAAGTTCGTGATTTACTATCAAGCAACGGTCCTCAAAAGAg ACTTGGGATTTGGAATACTGCCCAACCAAATGGGTTGGCTGTTCCTGATGCAAGTATGCATTCTGTGAATTCAATGGCAGATGTCCTCGAGTTGATGAATATTGGGTTGATGAATCGGGCAACTAGTGCCACAGCCTTGAATGAAAGAAGTAGCAGATCACACAG TGTTCTCTCTGTTCATGTTCGAGGAACGGATTTGAAGACCAACACACTGTTGCGTGGATGCCTTCATCTTGTAGATCTTGCAGGAAGTGAAAGAGTGGATCGTTCTGAAGCAACTGGAGACAGGCTTAAGGAGGCtcaacatataaataaatcacTATCTGCACTAGGAGATGTAATATTTGCTCTATCACAGAAGAGTTCACACGTGCCATATAGAAATAGTAAATTGACCCAACTTCTTCAGAGTTCGTTAG GTGGTCAAGCGAAAACCCTTATGTTTGTACAGCTTAATCCTGATGTTGCTTCATATTCTGAAACTGTAAGCACCTTGAAGTTTGCTGAACGGGTTTCTGGCGTGGAGTTAGGCGCTGCTCGTAGCAACAAAGAGGGGAGGGATGTGAGAGAACTTATGGAGCAG TTGGCATCTCTCAAGGATGCAATTGCAAGGAAGGATGAAGAGATTGAACGGTTACAGTCACTCAAGGCTAACCATAATGGTGCAAAGCTTGGTATGATCTCAGTAAGACATGGGTCATCATCTCCAAGGAGACATTCCATAGGGACTCCCCGAATTAGCACGAGACTTGCAGGAGCAAGGAGCTTTGGAGTCAATGGAAAGGCAGCTTCTGACATGGATAACTGCTCAGAGTATAGTGATAAGCATTCAGAAACTGGTTCTCATCAATCAATGGATGATTTCAGGAACAAGTCCAGTTCCCTTCGGTTGAAGTTAACCAGAGATCATATCAGTCAAAATGTCAATGAAGACATTGACCTCTTAAGATTTGGAGATGCGGATTCAGAGGAGAGATTAAGTGACATATCTGATGGTGGTCTTTCAATGGGAACCGAAACTGAAGGTTCAATCAGCAGTATTGTGGAGTACACTCTTTTCCCTGAACTTGAGAAGGCAGCTGAAATTACACCAATGAAGGACACCACAACCGACAACCTTCCAGCTGAGAGCACAGAAAA GCCTATTATGCCATCCAAAATTCCCAAAGCTTCTCAAGTCCCACAAAAAGTGCAGTCAAAACATTCTAGGCATTCAATGAACAAAACCTCCTCGAAGGTTCTGTCAA GTGTTAGAAAACCCGCAGCCAGTAGCTCTTCTTCGGTGAAGCCCCCTAAACGATGGCAATAG
- the LOC100305606 gene encoding uncharacterized protein isoform X4 yields MGDREEQGEGAGSSLELEAPIPETQKEIPISDGIAFNNQSAIFQAIEVVERDSLAIAQSFTSLFASLRLALSESTSTSLHHMQCFTDATGRLQESVLDAATKGNRYINSCLRLNEEMKSVDGLASQFLKKNLKKACRCSGRSC; encoded by the exons ATGGGAGATAGAGAAGAACAAGGCGAGGGTGCTGGCTCCTCCTTGGAATTGGAAGCTCCTATTCCAGAGACCCAAAAAGAAATCCCAATTTCAGATGGCATCGCATTCAACAATCAGAGCGCGATTTTCCAAGCCATCGAGGTTGTGGAACGAGACTCGTTGGCCATCGCTCAGAGTTTCACTTCTCTCTTCGCTTCCCTCCGATTGGCCCTCTCCGAATCCACATCCACCTCTCTCCATCACATGCAGTGCTTCACCGATGCCACCGGTCGCCTTCAGGAATCTG TGCTTGATGCAGCTACCAAGGGGAATCGCTATATAAATTCCTGTCTCAG ATTGAATGAGGAGATGAAGAGTGTTGATGGTCTCGCCTCTCAATT tttgaagaaaaatcttaagaaagCATGTCGATGCTCTGGACGCAGCTGTTAA
- the LOC100305606 gene encoding uncharacterized protein isoform X1 gives MGDREEQGEGAGSSLELEAPIPETQKEIPISDGIAFNNQSAIFQAIEVVERDSLAIAQSFTSLFASLRLALSESTSTSLHHMQCFTDATGRLQESVLDAATKGNRYINSCLRLNEEMKSVDGLASQLREGWGGILHRSQQEPRSMQVMKNLKKACRCSGRSC, from the exons ATGGGAGATAGAGAAGAACAAGGCGAGGGTGCTGGCTCCTCCTTGGAATTGGAAGCTCCTATTCCAGAGACCCAAAAAGAAATCCCAATTTCAGATGGCATCGCATTCAACAATCAGAGCGCGATTTTCCAAGCCATCGAGGTTGTGGAACGAGACTCGTTGGCCATCGCTCAGAGTTTCACTTCTCTCTTCGCTTCCCTCCGATTGGCCCTCTCCGAATCCACATCCACCTCTCTCCATCACATGCAGTGCTTCACCGATGCCACCGGTCGCCTTCAGGAATCTG TGCTTGATGCAGCTACCAAGGGGAATCGCTATATAAATTCCTGTCTCAG ATTGAATGAGGAGATGAAGAGTGTTGATGGTCTCGCCTCTCAATT gaGAGAGGGGTGGGGGGGAATACTTCACCGAAGTCAGCAAGAGCCAAGAAGTATGCAAGTGATG aaaaatcttaagaaagCATGTCGATGCTCTGGACGCAGCTGTTAA
- the LOC100305606 gene encoding uncharacterized protein isoform X3: MGDREEQGEGAGSSLELEAPIPETQKEIPISDGIAFNNQSAIFQAIEVVERDSLAIAQSFTSLFASLRLALSESTSTSLHHMQCFTDATGRLQESVLDAATKGNRYINSCLRLNEEMKSVDGLASQLFLNGLKKNLKKACRCSGRSC; the protein is encoded by the exons ATGGGAGATAGAGAAGAACAAGGCGAGGGTGCTGGCTCCTCCTTGGAATTGGAAGCTCCTATTCCAGAGACCCAAAAAGAAATCCCAATTTCAGATGGCATCGCATTCAACAATCAGAGCGCGATTTTCCAAGCCATCGAGGTTGTGGAACGAGACTCGTTGGCCATCGCTCAGAGTTTCACTTCTCTCTTCGCTTCCCTCCGATTGGCCCTCTCCGAATCCACATCCACCTCTCTCCATCACATGCAGTGCTTCACCGATGCCACCGGTCGCCTTCAGGAATCTG TGCTTGATGCAGCTACCAAGGGGAATCGCTATATAAATTCCTGTCTCAG ATTGAATGAGGAGATGAAGAGTGTTGATGGTCTCGCCTCTCAATT atttcttaatggtttgaagaaaaatcttaagaaagCATGTCGATGCTCTGGACGCAGCTGTTAA
- the LOC100305606 gene encoding uncharacterized protein isoform X2, whose protein sequence is MGDREEQGEGAGSSLELEAPIPETQKEIPISDGIAFNNQSAIFQAIEVVERDSLAIAQSFTSLFASLRLALSESTSTSLHHMQCFTDATGRLQESVLDAATKGNRYINSCLRLNEEMKSVDGLASQLKILRKHVDALDAAVNKLLHIP, encoded by the exons ATGGGAGATAGAGAAGAACAAGGCGAGGGTGCTGGCTCCTCCTTGGAATTGGAAGCTCCTATTCCAGAGACCCAAAAAGAAATCCCAATTTCAGATGGCATCGCATTCAACAATCAGAGCGCGATTTTCCAAGCCATCGAGGTTGTGGAACGAGACTCGTTGGCCATCGCTCAGAGTTTCACTTCTCTCTTCGCTTCCCTCCGATTGGCCCTCTCCGAATCCACATCCACCTCTCTCCATCACATGCAGTGCTTCACCGATGCCACCGGTCGCCTTCAGGAATCTG TGCTTGATGCAGCTACCAAGGGGAATCGCTATATAAATTCCTGTCTCAG ATTGAATGAGGAGATGAAGAGTGTTGATGGTCTCGCCTCTCAATT aaaaatcttaagaaagCATGTCGATGCTCTGGACGCAGCTGTTAACAAGCTTCTTCATATCCCCTGA